The following proteins come from a genomic window of Ictalurus furcatus strain D&B chromosome 26, Billie_1.0, whole genome shotgun sequence:
- the tpt1 gene encoding translationally-controlled tumor protein homolog: MIIYKDIITGDEMFSDIYKIKDNGMMLEVEGKMISRAEGEIDDALIGGNASADVQDEGCDTTMVSGVDIVLNHKLQETSYDKKSYTAYIKDYMKAVKAKLQETCPERVEPFMANAPAEVKKILGNIKNFQFFTGESMNPDGSIGLLDFREDGVTPYMLFFKDGLEIEKC, translated from the exons ATGATCATCTACAAGGACATCATCACCG GAGACGAGATGTTCTCGGACATCTACAAGATCAAGGACAACGGCATGATGCTCGAAGTCGAGGGAAAG ATGATCAGCAGAGCAGAGGGGGAGATAGACGACGCGCTGATCGGTGGCAACGCGTCCGCAGATGTCCAGGATGAAGGCTGCGACACGACCATGGTCTCCGGGGTCGACATCGTCCTCAACCACAAGCTCCAGGAAACCAGCTACGACAAGAAGTCCTACACAGCCTACATCAAGGACTACATGAAGGC GGTGAAGGCTAAGCTGCAGGAAACGTGTCCTGAACGGGTAGAGCCTTTCATGGCTAACGCTCCAGCTGaggtcaagaaaatcctaggcAACATCAAGAACTTCCAG TTTTTCACAGGTGAATCCATGAACCCGGACGGCTCGATCGGCCTGCTCGACTTCCGCGAGGACGGAGTGACGCCGTATATGCTCTTCTTCAAAGACGGTCTTGAGATCGAGAAATGT taa